A single region of the Biomaibacter acetigenes genome encodes:
- a CDS encoding histone deacetylase family protein yields MLRAKNRLGLVFFPAFDWAISPTHPEREERLLYTQDQVFEEGIADIEGIKFFNPGMATEKDVQRVHFCVPDVMSRVTESHLISAGGAIKAAEALMEKEVDKAFAIVRPPGHHAQRVVFGDRGFCIINIEAVMLENIRQRFGHRRIAIVDTDCHHGDGTQDIYWNDRDTLYISFHQDGRTLYPGTGFLDEFGGPAAIGYNINVPLPPETGEEGFLYVLDNLVMPILEEYKPDLVVNSAGQDNHYTDPITNMNFTAHGYAKLNHRLNPDIAVLEGGYSIEGALPYVNLGIILAMAGLDYSHVREPDYDPTKLKQSPRITEYIKELCEKIYERWCRKEGIARETLKGKEYVLRPRNVYYDTDGIMEEQTQKFKVCPNCSGLNTIHSRSDWGYEIFAVSIPRDACPACIDEGYKIYKETPEGKYFKTFLQDRVNDTYMSK; encoded by the coding sequence ATGCTTAGGGCTAAGAATAGACTGGGTCTTGTATTTTTCCCGGCTTTCGACTGGGCGATAAGCCCCACCCATCCCGAGAGAGAAGAAAGGCTGCTGTATACTCAGGACCAGGTATTTGAAGAGGGAATAGCCGATATTGAAGGGATCAAATTCTTTAATCCCGGCATGGCCACTGAAAAAGATGTACAGAGGGTGCATTTTTGTGTGCCTGATGTGATGTCACGGGTGACCGAGTCCCATCTCATTTCCGCCGGAGGTGCCATCAAAGCTGCAGAAGCCCTTATGGAAAAAGAAGTGGACAAAGCCTTTGCCATAGTAAGGCCGCCGGGACATCATGCCCAGAGGGTCGTCTTTGGCGATAGGGGCTTTTGCATCATAAATATAGAGGCGGTAATGCTGGAAAACATAAGACAGAGGTTTGGCCACCGGAGAATAGCCATAGTAGACACCGACTGTCATCATGGGGACGGCACCCAGGACATATACTGGAATGACAGGGATACCCTTTATATATCCTTCCATCAGGATGGCAGGACACTTTATCCCGGCACCGGTTTTCTGGATGAGTTTGGCGGTCCGGCAGCCATCGGATACAACATAAATGTTCCCCTGCCGCCGGAAACGGGAGAAGAAGGATTTTTATATGTGCTGGATAACCTCGTAATGCCCATATTAGAAGAATATAAACCCGATCTTGTCGTCAATTCCGCCGGCCAGGACAACCACTACACAGACCCCATCACCAACATGAACTTTACCGCCCATGGCTATGCCAAGTTAAACCACAGGTTAAACCCGGACATTGCGGTCCTGGAAGGCGGGTATTCCATAGAAGGAGCCCTTCCTTATGTGAATCTTGGCATAATCCTGGCCATGGCGGGGCTTGATTACTCCCATGTAAGGGAGCCGGACTATGATCCCACAAAACTTAAGCAGTCTCCCCGCATCACCGAATATATAAAAGAGTTGTGTGAGAAGATCTACGAGCGCTGGTGCAGAAAAGAGGGTATCGCTAGAGAAACTCTCAAAGGTAAGGAGTATGTATTGAGGCCGAGAAATGTATATTATGACACCGACGGCATCATGGAGGAACAGACACAGAAGTTCAAAGTTTGTCCCAACTGCTCCGGCCTGAATACCATCCACTCCCGCTCCGACTGGGGCTATGAGATATTCGCTGTCTCCATACCGCGTGACGCCTGCCCGGCATGCATTGACGAAGGATACAAAATATATAAAGAAACACCGGAAGGGAAGTATTTTAAAACCTTTCTTCAAGATAGAGTAAACGACACATATATGAGTAAGTAA
- a CDS encoding DeoR/GlpR family DNA-binding transcription regulator: MFAIERQNKIKEILFKEKRVDVSELSKLFEVTEVTIRRDLDKLEQDGFLIKTYGGAVLNEEAFKDATKDESEDENLEDKQLIGSIASHMVENGEAIFLGPGTTCLEIAKKIKDKKITVLTNDLVIALELKDALGIKVIVSGGDLIQSTSMLVGRFAHQALEGIYINKAFIGVKGVNFETGYTLDRYEEALFLQEVSKISREVIIVADHTKFNKIAFARLGDLTMARKVITNKQIPDEYKSFFFEHAVKLYTTYEFE; encoded by the coding sequence ATGTTTGCAATTGAGCGGCAAAATAAGATAAAAGAGATACTATTTAAAGAAAAAAGAGTGGATGTTTCAGAGCTCAGCAAGCTTTTTGAAGTTACGGAGGTTACTATCCGCCGGGACCTGGACAAGCTTGAGCAGGATGGCTTCCTCATAAAAACTTACGGTGGAGCGGTCTTAAACGAGGAGGCTTTCAAAGATGCAACAAAAGATGAGTCTGAAGATGAAAACCTTGAAGATAAGCAATTGATAGGCAGTATTGCTTCTCATATGGTAGAAAACGGAGAGGCCATATTCCTTGGACCCGGGACCACCTGCCTTGAAATAGCTAAAAAAATCAAAGACAAAAAAATCACGGTTTTAACCAACGATCTTGTCATAGCTCTTGAGTTAAAGGATGCCCTGGGAATAAAGGTCATAGTATCCGGAGGGGATCTCATACAATCCACATCCATGCTGGTTGGCCGGTTTGCCCATCAGGCGCTGGAAGGCATCTATATAAACAAGGCTTTCATAGGCGTGAAAGGTGTAAACTTCGAAACCGGCTATACTCTGGATAGATATGAAGAGGCTTTATTCCTGCAGGAAGTATCCAAGATATCCAGAGAAGTAATCATTGTCGCAGACCATACCAAATTTAATAAAATTGCCTTTGCCAGGCTGGGAGACCTGACCATGGCCAGGAAAGTCATAACAAACAAGCAAATTCCTGATGAATATAAAAGCTTTTTCTTTGAACATGCGGTAAAGCTGTATACCACCTATGAATTTGAATAG
- a CDS encoding sugar ABC transporter ATP-binding protein translates to MLNYFLEMKKITKSFNGNIVLKDVDLFVRKGEVHALVGENGAGKSTLMKILAGVMQPDTGEIFIDGKRQVLNNPKQAQDVGISMIFQDINLFPDLTVAENIFLQRIPLKRIGLLKLIDWKKIHKDTEKYLKYMGLNFKPQTSVKSLSVGEQKFVEIIRAMFQKAKIIIMDEPTTALTERETCQLFEVIRDVKKLGVTVIFISHRLDEVTKIADSLTILRDGKVVETGIAQNLDLNHIVKMMAGKEVEDRYPKLNVKLGKEVLKVENLGYNDRIKDISFSLRSGEILGITGLSGAGRRTLARTIFGINRPFEGKIFINDRVFRNMTPDLAIKNGLCYVTGIVAGEGLILKMAVPSNITLTNLNRVSHKGILINTEELKAARDFIKRLEIRAEETDIVQNLSGGSQKKLLFAKWLFANARIMMIEDPTTGIDISSKVDIYNIINELVRSGVAIILISSDLPELIGMCDRIMVMYNGEIKKEFSRSEATQEKLLFYASGGEDSKRTQTNINKK, encoded by the coding sequence ATGTTGAACTATTTTTTAGAGATGAAAAAAATAACAAAGAGTTTTAATGGAAATATAGTCTTAAAGGATGTAGACCTTTTTGTCCGCAAGGGTGAAGTGCATGCATTAGTTGGGGAAAACGGTGCCGGAAAGTCTACTCTCATGAAGATTTTGGCAGGGGTAATGCAACCCGATACAGGGGAGATATTTATTGACGGAAAGCGACAAGTTTTAAACAATCCTAAACAGGCACAGGACGTGGGGATATCCATGATATTCCAGGATATAAATCTATTTCCTGACTTGACCGTTGCAGAGAACATATTCCTTCAAAGAATTCCATTGAAAAGAATTGGGTTGTTAAAACTGATAGATTGGAAAAAGATACATAAGGATACTGAAAAATATTTGAAATATATGGGCCTGAATTTCAAACCGCAAACTTCAGTTAAATCTTTGAGCGTGGGTGAACAAAAATTCGTAGAAATAATAAGAGCCATGTTTCAAAAGGCAAAGATCATTATCATGGATGAGCCGACTACGGCGCTAACTGAAAGGGAGACATGCCAGCTTTTCGAAGTTATAAGGGATGTAAAAAAATTAGGGGTTACAGTTATTTTTATTTCCCATAGGTTGGATGAGGTTACGAAAATAGCTGACAGTTTGACCATTCTAAGAGATGGCAAAGTGGTGGAAACAGGTATTGCCCAAAACTTAGACCTGAATCATATAGTAAAAATGATGGCTGGTAAGGAAGTGGAGGATAGGTATCCAAAATTAAATGTAAAATTAGGTAAAGAAGTGCTAAAGGTTGAAAACCTTGGATATAATGACCGAATTAAGGATATCTCTTTCAGCCTCAGGAGCGGCGAAATCCTTGGAATAACGGGCTTGAGCGGAGCTGGCAGGAGAACGCTAGCCAGGACGATTTTTGGTATCAACAGGCCGTTTGAAGGTAAAATATTCATAAATGACAGGGTATTTAGAAACATGACTCCTGATCTGGCAATTAAAAATGGGTTATGCTATGTAACGGGGATAGTGGCCGGAGAAGGTTTGATACTGAAAATGGCCGTACCGTCGAATATCACTCTGACAAACCTGAATAGGGTTTCCCATAAGGGCATTCTTATAAACACGGAAGAATTAAAAGCTGCCAGAGATTTTATAAAAAGGCTGGAAATAAGAGCGGAAGAAACGGACATAGTCCAGAATTTAAGTGGAGGCAGTCAGAAAAAGCTGTTGTTTGCCAAATGGCTTTTTGCCAATGCAAGAATTATGATGATTGAAGATCCGACTACCGGTATAGATATAAGTTCAAAAGTTGACATATACAACATCATCAATGAACTGGTTCGTTCAGGAGTGGCTATAATTTTAATCTCTTCGGATCTGCCTGAATTGATTGGGATGTGCGATAGGATAATGGTAATGTACAACGGAGAAATAAAAAAGGAATTTTCCAGGTCTGAAGCGACCCAGGAAAAGCTATTGTTTTATGCGTCGGGCGGGGAGGATTCAAAAAGAACACAAACGAACATAAACAAAAAATAA
- a CDS encoding sugar ABC transporter ATP-binding protein, whose translation MNDFVLELDNISKTFPGVKALSKVKFNLRAGEVHALIGENGAGKSTFIKVITGVHQPDSGEIFLYGKKVTFANPTVARVQGIAAIYQNTTCFPDMTVTENIFLGHEYVEHRTKRILWKKMHEKARELLRSIGSNIDPEEKMGSLSVAQQQMVEIAKALSQDAKILLMDEPTAALTNRETEELFAITRRLKEAGTSIIFISHRIEDIYKIADRVTIFRDGCYVGTWNISDITRDDLIKLMVGREITRLFPKKQAKIGNEILRVEGLCKTGIFADISFNLHEGEILGLTGLIGSGRSEVAQAIFGIYPADEGKIYIENRAVNIDNPLKAMKLGIGYLPEDRQIQGLVLPFSIMENITLPVIEDFSRRGWLHRSAEYIKAKEMAELLQVKATSVFDKAYSLSGGNQQKVVVAKLLAARLKVLILDEPTKGIDVGSKAAIHEIMSNLACRGFGIIMISSEMPEVLGMSDRILVMHEGRITGEFDRAEATQEKIMEAAITKRTRQRTAEAF comes from the coding sequence ATGAACGATTTTGTATTGGAACTCGACAATATTTCAAAAACTTTTCCGGGGGTAAAGGCTCTGAGCAAAGTCAAGTTTAACTTGCGAGCCGGAGAAGTGCATGCCCTGATAGGCGAAAACGGGGCGGGGAAGTCGACTTTTATTAAAGTAATAACAGGTGTGCACCAGCCTGATAGTGGAGAAATTTTTCTGTATGGTAAAAAAGTAACTTTTGCCAATCCCACTGTGGCGCGGGTCCAGGGTATAGCCGCAATTTATCAAAACACGACCTGCTTTCCCGACATGACCGTCACTGAAAACATTTTTCTCGGACATGAATATGTAGAACACAGAACAAAGCGAATCTTATGGAAAAAAATGCACGAAAAGGCAAGAGAGCTGCTCCGATCGATAGGAAGCAATATAGATCCCGAAGAAAAGATGGGCAGTTTGAGTGTCGCACAGCAGCAAATGGTAGAGATCGCAAAAGCGCTTTCCCAGGATGCAAAGATACTGCTTATGGATGAACCTACCGCGGCTTTGACCAATCGTGAAACAGAAGAACTCTTTGCCATAACCAGAAGACTTAAAGAAGCGGGAACATCAATTATTTTTATTTCTCATAGAATCGAAGACATTTATAAAATTGCCGACAGGGTGACGATCTTTAGGGACGGCTGTTATGTGGGGACATGGAACATATCGGATATTACCAGAGATGACCTTATAAAACTTATGGTAGGCAGGGAGATAACCCGACTTTTTCCTAAAAAGCAAGCGAAGATAGGCAATGAGATATTGAGAGTGGAGGGCCTGTGCAAAACGGGGATCTTTGCAGATATATCCTTTAACCTGCATGAAGGTGAAATATTAGGTCTTACGGGTCTTATCGGTTCAGGAAGGTCCGAAGTCGCTCAGGCCATTTTCGGTATATATCCCGCCGATGAAGGGAAAATCTATATAGAAAACAGGGCGGTAAACATTGATAATCCACTAAAGGCAATGAAGCTGGGGATAGGCTATCTGCCGGAAGACAGGCAGATACAGGGCCTCGTATTGCCGTTTTCCATCATGGAAAACATCACTTTGCCGGTGATAGAGGATTTTTCACGCAGAGGATGGCTGCACCGATCGGCCGAATATATTAAAGCGAAAGAAATGGCCGAACTTTTGCAGGTCAAGGCAACCAGCGTTTTCGACAAGGCTTATTCGCTGTCGGGAGGCAATCAGCAAAAGGTTGTGGTGGCAAAACTTCTGGCTGCCAGGCTGAAGGTACTGATCCTGGATGAACCAACCAAGGGTATCGATGTGGGTTCAAAGGCTGCCATACACGAAATAATGAGCAACCTGGCTTGCCGGGGGTTCGGAATCATCATGATTTCTTCCGAAATGCCGGAGGTTCTGGGCATGAGCGACAGGATCCTGGTAATGCATGAAGGCCGGATCACCGGTGAATTCGATAGGGCAGAGGCTACCCAGGAGAAGATCATGGAGGCGGCTATAACAAAAAGGACTCGGCAGAGAACGGCGGAAGCTTTCTAG
- a CDS encoding ABC transporter permease has protein sequence MAEIILEKKSRILGIAKFRELGLLGFIIILAVFVQLRNPSFLTMENLNDMIKNTAILSILAVGMMLVIITRGIDLSIGATLALAGMISALTVSSNPHMSPVTTILLGTAVGVACGGVIGFLISKTAILPIIATLGMMNVFRGLTFMVSNGRWVSANQMPASFKAIATGKILGINTLIFIAIVIYVVFFYFINYTRTGRQIYAVGSNPDSAKISGIDNEKILWMVYTIMGALAGLAGVLWVSKFASAQGDTAMGYEMNVIAACVLGGVNIAGGSGKISGIILGSLLLGILNNALPLINVSPFWQQAIQGVIILIAVIINALVKRSVERNNLMRRKI, from the coding sequence GTGGCGGAAATAATTTTAGAAAAGAAATCAAGAATTTTAGGTATTGCAAAGTTCAGAGAATTGGGATTACTGGGATTTATAATTATACTTGCTGTTTTTGTGCAATTACGCAATCCAAGCTTTTTAACGATGGAAAATCTCAACGATATGATAAAAAACACAGCAATATTGAGCATTCTAGCAGTAGGAATGATGCTTGTAATAATAACCAGGGGAATTGATCTTTCGATAGGAGCAACACTGGCGTTGGCCGGTATGATATCCGCATTGACCGTAAGCAGCAATCCGCATATGTCACCCGTAACCACAATACTGCTTGGAACTGCGGTAGGTGTGGCATGTGGAGGCGTTATTGGATTTCTTATATCAAAAACAGCTATTCTTCCGATTATTGCCACGCTAGGCATGATGAATGTATTTAGAGGTTTGACATTCATGGTCAGCAATGGCAGATGGGTGAGTGCAAACCAGATGCCGGCAAGCTTTAAAGCGATTGCAACGGGTAAAATCCTTGGAATAAATACGCTGATATTTATTGCGATCGTTATATATGTTGTATTTTTCTACTTTATAAATTATACAAGAACCGGAAGACAGATTTATGCCGTGGGGAGCAATCCCGATTCAGCAAAAATCAGCGGCATCGACAATGAAAAAATCCTGTGGATGGTTTATACAATAATGGGAGCTCTTGCAGGACTTGCAGGCGTGCTGTGGGTTTCAAAGTTTGCTTCAGCCCAGGGCGATACAGCCATGGGTTATGAGATGAACGTTATCGCTGCCTGCGTCCTTGGAGGAGTAAACATAGCGGGAGGTTCGGGAAAGATATCCGGTATAATATTGGGGTCGCTTCTGCTGGGGATATTGAACAATGCTCTACCCCTTATTAACGTTTCTCCATTCTGGCAGCAGGCAATCCAGGGTGTTATCATCCTTATTGCTGTAATAATCAATGCCCTTGTAAAAAGAAGCGTTGAGAGAAACAACCTTATGAGGAGGAAAATATAA
- a CDS encoding ABC transporter permease, with amino-acid sequence MLVLIFIVINVINSNLSPYYLDAAQLLDATMAFLDKAFIVLPMTFVIILGDIDISVASTVALSAVIMAVTYNHGVSMVLAMIICLLVGTVCGFINGYLIVKFKELSAVIVTLSTMIIYRGIAYIILKDQAAGKFPTWYQFLGWGKIGGIPLILIVFSIFAILFGLLLHKTTFGRRVYAMGNNITACRFSGVEVDKIKVIIYTLTGFMSAVTALFLTSRMGSTRPNVAIGYELDVIATVVLGGVSSAGGKGRIIGPIISVFLIGFLRYGLGLINVPSQELLIIIGLLLIFAVMIPNLKINTKNLKFIK; translated from the coding sequence ATGCTTGTTCTAATCTTCATTGTTATAAATGTAATAAATTCAAATTTGTCTCCGTATTACCTGGATGCAGCACAGTTGCTTGATGCGACAATGGCTTTTCTTGACAAGGCGTTCATTGTCCTTCCCATGACCTTTGTCATAATACTCGGCGATATCGACATATCTGTAGCTTCAACAGTGGCTTTGTCGGCAGTAATTATGGCTGTTACATACAACCATGGAGTATCTATGGTGCTTGCAATGATTATATGCCTTTTGGTGGGAACCGTTTGCGGTTTTATAAACGGATACCTCATAGTAAAATTCAAGGAACTATCGGCGGTGATTGTCACGCTTTCTACAATGATAATTTACCGGGGAATTGCTTATATAATACTTAAGGATCAGGCTGCAGGCAAATTTCCGACATGGTACCAGTTCCTCGGCTGGGGAAAGATCGGAGGCATTCCGCTGATACTAATAGTATTTTCTATTTTTGCAATCCTTTTCGGCCTGCTGCTTCACAAAACGACCTTTGGGAGACGTGTCTATGCCATGGGGAATAATATAACTGCTTGTCGTTTTTCGGGAGTGGAAGTCGATAAAATAAAAGTTATAATCTATACTCTTACTGGTTTTATGTCAGCTGTTACAGCATTGTTTTTGACATCGAGGATGGGAAGCACAAGACCGAACGTAGCTATAGGGTATGAACTGGACGTAATTGCCACGGTCGTCCTTGGCGGTGTGAGCTCGGCCGGAGGTAAGGGAAGAATCATAGGGCCAATAATATCGGTTTTCCTTATCGGTTTCCTTCGATATGGATTGGGCCTAATAAATGTTCCTTCTCAAGAATTGCTAATAATAATAGGCTTATTGCTCATATTTGCCGTAATGATACCAAACTTAAAAATAAATACAAAAAATCTAAAGTTTATAAAGTAG
- the rhaS gene encoding rhamnose ABC transporter substrate-binding protein: MKRALVIILVLALAVSLLAGCGQNASQSSGQNSEKASEQNSGQGKPQGETKAGKMRIALIVKSTGNPFMEKMADGFKTAVEEGGNEAILKAPDQPTAEAQIQMIEELIAQKVNAIAVSANDPDALQPALQKAMKDGIKVLSLDSAVNAESRMVHIQQADPERIGRIQIQAAYEMIGGEGQIAVLSATSQATNQNTWIQWMKEELKDPKYAKMELVKVAYGDDLRDKSVSETEGLLKSYPNLKAIIAPTTVGIAAAGKVLTDKGLKGKVYLTGLGLPSEMAEYIESGVCPWMYLWNPIDLGYLAGCAANALVKGDITGKAGEKFTAGKLGEREVIQVGDGTEIMLGDPFKFDKSNIEEWKNVY; the protein is encoded by the coding sequence ATGAAAAGAGCACTGGTTATCATCCTGGTTCTTGCGCTTGCTGTGTCTTTGCTGGCTGGATGTGGTCAAAACGCGTCACAAAGCTCCGGACAAAATTCTGAAAAAGCCTCGGAACAAAACTCTGGACAGGGCAAACCTCAGGGAGAAACTAAAGCAGGAAAAATGAGAATTGCTCTAATAGTTAAGAGCACAGGAAATCCTTTCATGGAGAAAATGGCGGATGGATTCAAGACTGCTGTTGAGGAAGGCGGCAATGAAGCTATTTTAAAAGCGCCTGATCAGCCGACTGCTGAAGCTCAAATTCAGATGATTGAAGAGCTTATTGCCCAAAAGGTTAATGCAATCGCTGTATCTGCCAATGACCCCGATGCTCTTCAGCCCGCTCTTCAAAAGGCCATGAAAGATGGCATAAAGGTGCTTTCTCTGGATTCAGCAGTTAATGCCGAAAGCCGTATGGTACATATCCAGCAGGCAGACCCGGAAAGAATCGGAAGAATACAGATACAGGCGGCATATGAGATGATTGGCGGAGAAGGGCAGATAGCTGTTCTCAGTGCCACATCACAGGCAACTAATCAGAACACCTGGATTCAATGGATGAAGGAAGAACTAAAGGATCCCAAGTACGCAAAGATGGAGCTTGTAAAGGTTGCATATGGCGATGACCTCCGGGATAAGAGTGTTTCTGAAACCGAAGGCCTGCTCAAGTCCTACCCTAATCTTAAAGCAATTATAGCGCCTACGACAGTTGGCATAGCTGCTGCAGGCAAAGTGCTTACAGACAAAGGCCTTAAAGGCAAGGTTTACCTGACAGGCCTTGGATTGCCGAGTGAAATGGCAGAATATATTGAGAGCGGTGTTTGCCCATGGATGTATTTGTGGAATCCTATAGACTTGGGGTATTTAGCCGGATGCGCTGCTAATGCTCTGGTGAAGGGAGATATCACGGGTAAGGCCGGAGAAAAATTCACTGCCGGAAAACTTGGGGAGAGAGAAGTTATCCAGGTCGGGGATGGAACAGAAATCATGCTTGGCGACCCCTTCAAGTTTGACAAAAGCAATATCGAGGAATGGAAGAACGTATATTGA
- a CDS encoding L-rhamnose mutarotase → MKKSNKFAWTWTIKEEYLDEYVKMHLNPWPEILEEHSKAGIKNYSIFQNGNQFFYCFECDDVEAAFDYIAKSEACKRWNAITSRMVEGSFDFNEAEPIKPMREVFYLE, encoded by the coding sequence ATGAAAAAGAGCAATAAATTTGCATGGACCTGGACGATAAAAGAAGAGTATCTTGATGAATACGTAAAAATGCATCTTAACCCATGGCCTGAAATTTTAGAAGAACACAGTAAAGCCGGAATAAAAAATTACTCCATATTCCAGAATGGAAATCAGTTCTTTTACTGTTTTGAATGTGACGATGTAGAAGCTGCGTTTGATTATATTGCAAAAAGCGAAGCATGTAAGAGATGGAACGCTATTACATCCAGGATGGTAGAGGGTTCGTTTGATTTTAATGAAGCGGAGCCTATAAAACCAATGCGAGAAGTATTTTATTTAGAGTAA
- a CDS encoding DeoR/GlpR family DNA-binding transcription regulator: MRPEERRQEIMKHLNERGIAKVTELSEIFQVTEETIRRDLEYLEGKGYLKRTHGGAYNIKIGQEETAFYIRNMRNRLEKQSIGKVAAELVQPGDVIAVDASTTALQFVYFLKEKKDIVVITHAIKVVMALEGNRDITVICTGGTLQPRTLSFVGPLVESALSNYNIRKAFISCKGITLEEGITESTELQAKVKQEMLKAAKETILLVDHDKFGTATLTTMAPVTAVNKIITDTGTPKEDLDKLKKLGIEVIVAPGPGEVHNVSYGESENRHLTH, from the coding sequence ATGCGACCCGAGGAACGGCGGCAGGAAATTATGAAACATTTGAATGAACGGGGCATTGCAAAAGTTACTGAATTAAGCGAAATATTCCAGGTAACGGAGGAAACCATTCGTCGGGACTTAGAATATCTTGAAGGCAAGGGCTACTTAAAGCGCACCCATGGCGGCGCCTACAATATAAAAATAGGTCAGGAAGAGACCGCTTTTTATATCAGAAATATGCGAAACCGGCTGGAAAAGCAAAGTATTGGAAAGGTTGCGGCAGAACTGGTCCAGCCGGGCGATGTCATAGCAGTAGATGCCAGCACTACAGCTCTGCAGTTTGTATATTTTTTGAAAGAAAAAAAGGACATTGTTGTGATTACCCATGCCATAAAAGTAGTCATGGCATTGGAAGGTAACCGAGATATTACGGTGATATGCACCGGTGGGACATTGCAGCCCAGGACCCTATCCTTCGTAGGACCTCTGGTGGAGAGTGCGCTTTCCAACTATAACATCAGAAAGGCTTTCATTTCCTGTAAAGGCATAACTTTAGAGGAAGGCATAACCGAATCCACAGAACTTCAGGCAAAAGTCAAGCAGGAGATGTTAAAAGCCGCAAAAGAGACCATCTTGCTGGTGGACCACGATAAATTTGGGACCGCCACACTTACCACCATGGCTCCGGTAACGGCGGTAAATAAAATAATAACAGATACAGGAACACCGAAAGAGGACCTGGATAAATTAAAGAAACTGGGTATCGAAGTTATAGTAGCGCCGGGGCCAGGTGAAGTCCACAATGTGAGTTATGGTGAGTCAGAGAACCGTCACCTGACTCATTAA
- the rhaI gene encoding L-rhamnose isomerase gives MSKGYEVWEERQMEKGIDVERVKEKIKSFKVETPSWGYGDSGTRFKVFKQAGVPRSLFEKLEDAAQVHKYTGICPSVAIHIPWDKVDDYGEVKEFTESLGLKIGAVNPNLFQDDDYKFGSVCNANPEIRKKAVNHMLECVEIARAVDSKILSLWFADGTNYPGQGDFRDRKHWMQESLAELDAAMDDDMRMLIEYKFYEPGFYHTDIADWGMAYTFATKIGKKAQVLVDLGHHPQGTNVEHIVAFLLDEGKLGGFHFNNRKYGDDDLIVGSINPYELFLIFNELVAGACDPWTKETAENVAYMIDQSHNIEPKVPAMIRSVLNVQTAYAKALLVDRELLKERQLNGDVLGAEAVVREAFEIDVRPLLGKVREEMGLAPDPMKAYLESGYEQKKLERGIGGKGWE, from the coding sequence ATGTCAAAAGGATATGAAGTCTGGGAAGAGAGGCAGATGGAAAAAGGTATCGATGTGGAACGGGTAAAGGAGAAGATCAAAAGCTTCAAAGTGGAGACTCCTTCCTGGGGTTACGGGGATTCGGGTACCAGATTTAAGGTGTTCAAACAGGCTGGAGTGCCCAGAAGCCTTTTTGAGAAGTTGGAAGATGCCGCTCAAGTGCATAAGTATACGGGCATCTGTCCTTCGGTAGCCATACATATACCCTGGGACAAAGTAGATGACTATGGCGAAGTGAAAGAATTTACTGAGAGTTTGGGGCTTAAAATCGGTGCTGTAAATCCCAACCTATTCCAGGATGATGACTATAAATTCGGCAGTGTTTGCAATGCAAATCCGGAAATAAGGAAAAAAGCAGTAAACCATATGCTTGAATGTGTTGAAATCGCAAGAGCAGTTGATTCAAAGATACTGAGCCTGTGGTTTGCCGACGGTACCAATTACCCGGGGCAGGGGGACTTTAGAGACAGGAAACACTGGATGCAGGAAAGCCTGGCCGAGCTTGATGCCGCCATGGACGACGATATGAGGATGCTCATAGAATACAAATTTTACGAGCCGGGATTTTATCATACAGATATCGCTGACTGGGGCATGGCATACACCTTTGCCACAAAAATAGGTAAAAAAGCCCAGGTACTGGTGGATTTAGGGCACCATCCCCAGGGGACAAATGTGGAACACATAGTGGCGTTTTTGCTGGATGAAGGCAAACTGGGCGGATTCCATTTCAACAACAGGAAATACGGCGATGATGACCTTATCGTAGGTTCCATCAATCCCTATGAACTCTTCCTTATCTTCAACGAACTGGTGGCGGGAGCCTGCGATCCCTGGACGAAGGAAACCGCTGAAAATGTGGCATACATGATAGACCAGAGTCATAATATTGAGCCCAAGGTGCCTGCCATGATACGTTCGGTTCTGAATGTTCAAACTGCCTATGCAAAAGCGCTTTTAGTAGATAGGGAACTTCTAAAAGAACGTCAGTTGAACGGTGACGTTCTGGGGGCCGAAGCTGTGGTAAGAGAGGCCTTTGAGATTGATGTAAGGCCGCTTTTGGGAAAAGTAAGGGAGGAAATGGGACTTGCTCCAGATCCTATGAAGGCGTATCTTGAGAGCGGTTATGAACAAAAGAAACTCGAAAGGGGCATAGGCGGCAAGGGCTGGGAGTAA